The Antarcticibacterium sp. 1MA-6-2 genome has a window encoding:
- a CDS encoding GntR family transcriptional regulator, translating into MPSKKQKEVQFRLDHNSGLPLHYQVEQLLRKIIQEPEYQEGKLLPKEVDLAKMLGISRNTVRQATNRLEHENLLLRKKGVGTRAVRETLGTKLNNWASFSEEMHSKGVQFINYGIDVSWTKASKSVADNLQIEENKEVLKLERLRGLENGPFVRFISFFHPRIGLTGKEDFSRHLYDILEYDYATVPTVSKERINAITANKDQAKFLKVEVGSPLLLRKRLVCDPGDRPIEYNIGYYRADSFTYEIDIRR; encoded by the coding sequence ATGCCCAGTAAAAAACAGAAAGAGGTTCAGTTTAGACTGGACCACAATAGCGGTCTCCCCCTGCACTACCAGGTAGAGCAGTTGCTACGGAAGATAATTCAGGAGCCGGAATACCAGGAGGGGAAGTTGCTGCCCAAGGAGGTAGACCTGGCAAAAATGCTGGGGATTTCTCGCAACACAGTTCGCCAGGCAACCAATAGACTAGAACACGAAAATCTTCTATTGAGGAAAAAGGGAGTGGGAACTCGTGCAGTCAGGGAAACATTGGGTACCAAGCTTAATAACTGGGCGAGCTTTAGTGAAGAAATGCATAGTAAAGGTGTGCAGTTTATAAATTACGGCATAGATGTTTCCTGGACAAAGGCTTCTAAATCGGTCGCTGATAATTTACAGATTGAAGAAAATAAGGAGGTACTGAAGTTAGAACGACTTAGAGGGCTTGAAAACGGACCTTTTGTAAGATTTATATCATTTTTCCATCCCCGCATTGGACTTACCGGAAAAGAGGATTTCTCCAGACACCTGTACGATATCCTTGAATATGATTATGCTACGGTTCCAACGGTTTCCAAAGAACGTATTAACGCTATTACAGCCAATAAGGACCAGGCCAAATTCCTGAAGGTAGAGGTAGGTAGTCCACTGTTATTAAGGAAACGGCTGGTTTGCGATCCCGGGGACCGACCTATTGAATACAACATAGGATATTACCGTGCTGATAGTTTTACTTATGAAATAGATATCAGGAGGTAA
- a CDS encoding glycoside hydrolase family 43 protein: protein MGLQLKIQKILALGLFILGFAFQSPGQETFKNPILAGWYPDPAITDDGMGNFYMVHSTFAFYPGISVFHSTDLVNWKQIGNVIDRPDQIDLEGFGVSRAIFAPDISFDEGTFYVTCTVVDGKGNFVVTAKDPAGPWSDPVWLPEVQGIDPGLFFDVEKSYIVYNGDAPDNKPLYDGHRTIRMFEFDKQNLETVGENRILVNGGVDISTKPVWAEGPRIYKLNGYYYLMTAEGGTAINHSEMIYRNRDIDDEFIPFKENPILTQRHLDPDREDPVTSAGHADIIQHPNGDWYGVFLAVRPYEGDFYNTCRETFLTPVKWENDWPIFDLGGEEIQYEYPLPEGTKINKDLFPLNGNFQFKKDFENKKLDLHWLFLRNPKEDWYSLKDREGYLVMKTRAETVSGTANPSFLSHRQQHLKGEAAVSLNFDTKKENEKAGLIAFQNEAHFYFIAKSYEGNSPVVQLFKGAENGEELLASQKLPASGEAIEFKVEFDEDVYRFFYKTGSEWKNLGGELDGKYLSTKVAGGFVGNNLGMYTTSNEEESKNKAAFDWFSYLGDDEVYQKEQGN from the coding sequence ATGGGTCTACAATTAAAAATACAGAAAATACTGGCCCTGGGGCTGTTTATCTTGGGATTTGCTTTTCAATCCCCAGGGCAGGAAACTTTTAAAAATCCCATCCTGGCGGGCTGGTATCCAGATCCTGCGATTACTGATGATGGCATGGGTAACTTTTATATGGTTCATTCTACTTTTGCTTTTTATCCCGGAATATCTGTTTTTCACAGTACAGATCTTGTAAACTGGAAACAAATAGGCAATGTCATTGACAGGCCCGATCAAATTGATCTTGAAGGTTTTGGAGTATCAAGAGCTATTTTTGCTCCTGATATTAGTTTTGATGAGGGAACCTTCTATGTTACCTGTACAGTTGTAGACGGTAAAGGTAATTTTGTGGTCACAGCCAAAGATCCTGCAGGCCCGTGGAGCGATCCCGTTTGGTTGCCGGAAGTGCAGGGAATTGACCCCGGACTATTCTTTGACGTTGAAAAATCCTATATAGTCTATAACGGAGATGCTCCCGATAATAAACCTTTATATGACGGCCATCGTACGATAAGAATGTTTGAATTTGATAAACAAAACCTTGAAACTGTGGGAGAGAATCGTATCCTGGTAAACGGTGGGGTTGATATTTCTACAAAACCTGTATGGGCAGAAGGTCCACGGATTTATAAGCTTAATGGATATTATTACCTGATGACTGCAGAGGGTGGAACTGCCATTAATCATTCAGAAATGATTTACAGGAACCGTGATATAGATGATGAATTTATTCCATTTAAAGAAAATCCTATTTTGACACAAAGGCATCTGGATCCAGATAGGGAAGATCCTGTCACCTCTGCGGGGCATGCAGATATTATTCAGCATCCAAATGGAGATTGGTATGGTGTTTTTCTTGCTGTACGCCCTTACGAAGGAGATTTTTATAATACCTGCAGGGAAACCTTTTTAACTCCGGTGAAATGGGAAAATGACTGGCCAATTTTTGATTTGGGAGGAGAGGAAATCCAATATGAATACCCACTCCCGGAAGGAACTAAAATTAATAAGGATCTTTTTCCGCTCAATGGAAATTTTCAATTTAAAAAGGATTTTGAAAATAAGAAGCTTGATCTTCACTGGCTGTTCCTGCGTAATCCAAAAGAAGATTGGTATAGCTTAAAGGACAGGGAGGGATATCTCGTGATGAAAACAAGAGCCGAGACAGTTTCAGGTACTGCCAATCCCAGTTTCTTATCCCACAGGCAGCAACATTTAAAAGGTGAAGCAGCTGTTTCACTGAATTTTGATACTAAAAAGGAAAATGAAAAAGCAGGATTAATAGCTTTTCAAAATGAAGCCCATTTTTATTTTATAGCAAAATCCTATGAGGGAAATTCTCCTGTTGTTCAGCTTTTCAAAGGTGCTGAAAATGGTGAGGAGTTGCTGGCAAGTCAAAAGCTTCCAGCTTCGGGTGAAGCAATAGAATTTAAAGTGGAATTTGATGAAGATGTTTATAGATTTTTCTATAAAACAGGATCAGAATGGAAGAACCTGGGAGGAGAACTCGATGGCAAATATTTAAGTACAAAAGTTGCAGGTGGCTTTGTAGGAAATAATTTAGGGATGTATACTACTTCCAATGAAGAAGAATCAAAAAATAAAGCAGCTTTTGACTGGTTTAGTTATTTGGGAGATGATGAAGTATATCAAAAAGAACAGGGCAATTAA
- a CDS encoding alpha/beta hydrolase-fold protein, whose amino-acid sequence MSQTEQEKIVEDFQSSPLNQPGKEFPKVNSEGRLRVQIEAPEANKVQLDIGGVKYDLEKNEKGIWEGESAPQDEGFHYYQLNIDGASVPDPGSKYFYGAYRWGSGIEIPASDKEFYALKDVPHGTVSENLYFSEITKQWRRNFVYTPPGYFEDTEKRYPVLYLQHGSYEDETGSASQGHTNLILDNLIASGKAKPMIIVMDNGYAYSPEDLKEAGGNRPPSSFEKVLIEEVIPHIDKKFRTIPNRENRAIAGLSMGASQTMAIIMNNLDYFSYYGGFSGTANFPGDKELDAETFLNGAFSDAKEVESKLKVLFLGLGTKEAEVFFKTVNAFRDMLENKGIDYTFYSSPDTSHEWLTWRRSLHQYAQLLFK is encoded by the coding sequence ATGTCGCAAACGGAACAGGAAAAGATCGTAGAAGATTTTCAATCTTCCCCGCTGAATCAACCAGGTAAGGAATTTCCCAAGGTGAATTCTGAAGGGAGGCTAAGGGTCCAAATTGAAGCACCTGAAGCTAACAAAGTACAGCTGGATATTGGCGGCGTAAAATACGATCTTGAGAAGAATGAAAAAGGGATATGGGAAGGGGAATCTGCTCCTCAGGACGAAGGATTTCATTATTATCAACTTAATATAGATGGTGCTTCAGTCCCAGATCCGGGTTCTAAATATTTCTATGGTGCTTACCGTTGGGGTAGCGGAATAGAGATTCCTGCCAGCGATAAAGAATTTTACGCTCTAAAAGATGTCCCTCACGGAACAGTCTCTGAAAATCTATATTTTTCAGAAATAACAAAACAATGGAGACGCAATTTTGTTTACACTCCACCTGGTTATTTCGAAGATACTGAAAAGAGATATCCCGTTCTTTACCTTCAGCACGGAAGTTATGAGGATGAAACAGGATCGGCTTCCCAGGGACACACCAATTTAATTCTGGACAACCTTATTGCTTCAGGTAAGGCGAAACCTATGATCATTGTAATGGACAATGGGTATGCCTACAGTCCGGAGGACCTTAAGGAAGCAGGGGGAAATCGTCCTCCTTCATCTTTTGAAAAAGTTTTAATAGAAGAAGTCATTCCCCATATTGACAAGAAATTCCGAACTATTCCAAACAGGGAGAATAGGGCCATTGCGGGACTATCCATGGGAGCCAGCCAAACAATGGCTATTATTATGAACAACCTGGATTACTTTTCCTACTATGGTGGATTTAGCGGTACTGCTAATTTTCCCGGAGATAAAGAGCTGGATGCAGAGACTTTTTTAAATGGAGCCTTCAGCGATGCAAAAGAAGTAGAATCGAAACTAAAAGTGCTTTTTCTGGGATTGGGAACTAAAGAGGCTGAGGTGTTTTTTAAAACTGTTAATGCCTTCCGGGATATGTTGGAAAATAAGGGGATTGACTACACATTTTATTCTTCCCCTGATACTTCTCACGAATGGTTGACCTGGAGAAGGTCTTTACATCAATATGCTCAATTATTATTTAAATGA
- a CDS encoding sugar porter family MFS transporter: MSTAQISKKYIIKLTVVAALGGLLFGYDTAVIAGAIGFLQEKFNLSPAMVGWAASSAIWGCVLGALVAGYASDKWGRKKILLVTALLFSLSAIWSALANDLSIFIVARFIGGVGVGAASMLSPLYISESAPAKIRGTLVSVYQLAIVLGINIIYVVNYLISVSGDPQWNIDLGWRWMLGSEIIPAGIFFILLFLVPESPRWLLANGHDDKARDILSRINGSEAMAIENEIKSTLNEERGTFKELFGKKYRMALIVGVVLALFSQITGINAIIYFAPEIFKSIGMGVESAFFQTILIGIINTIFTFLAIWLIDKAGRRKLLLGGVTGMILCLLGTALCFQFELFGGPWLLLFILGFIASFASSLGPIPWVLISEIFPTKTRGVAMSFCTLILWVGVILITQLTPMALENLGGATTFFIFMGNSIFLLIFTWLFIPETKQRSLEEIEKSWRSPEKLSEMDVKSKE; the protein is encoded by the coding sequence ATGTCAACTGCACAAATCTCAAAGAAATATATTATTAAATTAACTGTTGTTGCTGCCCTTGGAGGACTTCTCTTTGGTTATGACACCGCAGTAATTGCAGGAGCAATAGGTTTCCTGCAGGAAAAATTCAATTTAAGTCCCGCTATGGTGGGCTGGGCAGCAAGTAGTGCCATTTGGGGATGCGTTTTAGGTGCACTTGTAGCTGGCTATGCCAGTGATAAATGGGGACGTAAAAAAATACTTTTGGTGACTGCTTTATTGTTTTCTCTTTCGGCAATATGGTCTGCATTAGCTAATGACTTAAGTATATTCATTGTCGCCAGGTTTATTGGAGGTGTGGGAGTGGGAGCCGCTTCAATGTTGTCTCCACTTTACATATCAGAATCTGCTCCTGCAAAGATACGGGGGACTCTGGTGAGTGTTTACCAGCTTGCAATAGTCCTGGGAATCAATATTATTTATGTTGTCAATTATCTTATCTCTGTATCAGGTGATCCCCAATGGAATATAGATCTAGGATGGAGATGGATGTTGGGTTCTGAAATTATTCCTGCAGGTATATTTTTTATTTTATTGTTTTTAGTACCGGAAAGTCCGCGTTGGCTTTTGGCTAATGGACATGACGATAAAGCCCGGGACATCCTTTCAAGAATTAATGGTTCTGAGGCAATGGCAATTGAAAATGAAATTAAATCTACCTTAAATGAGGAAAGGGGAACTTTTAAAGAACTTTTTGGAAAGAAATATCGTATGGCACTTATCGTAGGTGTCGTGCTTGCTCTTTTCTCACAAATCACAGGGATTAATGCCATTATTTATTTTGCCCCTGAAATATTTAAGAGCATAGGAATGGGCGTAGAGTCAGCCTTTTTTCAAACGATCTTGATAGGAATTATTAATACCATATTTACCTTTCTTGCCATCTGGCTTATCGACAAAGCAGGAAGGAGAAAACTGCTTTTAGGAGGAGTGACGGGAATGATATTGTGCCTTTTGGGTACAGCATTATGCTTTCAGTTCGAATTGTTTGGAGGGCCGTGGCTGTTATTGTTTATCCTGGGGTTTATTGCCAGTTTTGCCTCTTCTTTAGGACCGATCCCGTGGGTGCTTATTTCTGAAATATTTCCTACCAAAACCCGGGGTGTGGCCATGTCATTTTGCACGCTTATCCTGTGGGTGGGGGTCATTTTGATAACACAGTTAACGCCTATGGCCTTAGAAAATCTGGGAGGAGCAACAACTTTCTTTATATTCATGGGCAACTCCATCTTCCTGCTCATCTTTACCTGGTTATTTATCCCAGAAACTAAACAGAGAAGCCTGGAAGAAATCGAAAAAAGCTGGAGATCACCAGAAAAGTTATCTGAAATGGACGTAAAATCAAAAGAGTAG
- a CDS encoding ROK family protein translates to MKEVFLVMDMGGTQIKIALIHGNGKIIQVKSLNSRAEMTMENRLEALVPDINELISTDYNLKGIGIAFPGIIDFDKGQILSKYVKYPQAHITDIPGWAKKHWDVPLLIENDARAALVGEWQHGSGKNCDNLVMVTLGTGMGSAVLINAELLRGKNYLAGNLGGHMSIDFEGDFCNCGNKGCVETAGSTWALKRNLEKIPNYKSSSLAQGETLNFLEVFTKASQGDEVAEKLKLKSLEAWAAAIINLLHAFDPEKLILGGGVMQSKEEIIPFLEKRVGERSWLSEAGVEIVAAEQSKYAGLLWVVLLARETYSLNGDFE, encoded by the coding sequence TTGAAAGAAGTATTTTTAGTAATGGACATGGGCGGCACCCAAATAAAGATTGCGCTTATCCATGGCAACGGTAAAATTATACAGGTTAAAAGTCTCAACTCCCGGGCGGAAATGACGATGGAAAACAGGCTGGAGGCTCTGGTTCCTGATATAAATGAGCTAATTAGTACAGATTATAATTTAAAAGGAATCGGAATTGCTTTTCCGGGAATAATAGATTTTGACAAAGGACAAATCCTGTCAAAATATGTGAAATACCCGCAGGCCCATATAACAGATATCCCAGGTTGGGCTAAAAAACACTGGGATGTTCCCTTACTTATTGAAAATGATGCCCGGGCAGCACTGGTTGGAGAATGGCAACATGGTTCGGGAAAAAATTGTGATAATCTTGTAATGGTCACCCTGGGAACCGGAATGGGTTCCGCAGTTTTAATAAATGCTGAACTTTTAAGAGGCAAAAATTACCTCGCCGGAAATTTGGGAGGACATATGTCAATAGATTTTGAGGGAGATTTTTGTAACTGCGGGAATAAGGGTTGTGTTGAGACTGCCGGATCCACCTGGGCACTAAAGAGAAATTTAGAAAAGATACCAAACTATAAGAGCAGCAGCCTTGCACAGGGAGAGACTTTAAACTTTTTAGAAGTTTTTACCAAAGCTTCCCAGGGAGATGAAGTAGCAGAGAAACTTAAGTTAAAAAGCCTGGAGGCCTGGGCTGCAGCAATAATAAACCTTTTACACGCATTTGATCCCGAAAAGCTGATCCTTGGAGGTGGAGTTATGCAGAGTAAAGAAGAAATAATTCCATTTCTTGAGAAGAGAGTGGGGGAACGTTCCTGGCTTTCAGAAGCAGGAGTCGAGATTGTGGCTGCAGAGCAATCTAAATATGCCGGACTTCTTTGGGTTGTGTTACTTGCTCGGGAAACATATAGTTTAAATGGAGATTTTGAGTGA
- a CDS encoding aldo/keto reductase, whose product MIDAVQHALDAGYRHIDTASFYGNENGVGEAVKTSGIPREEVFVTTKVWNDDQGFDSTLKAFDKSLAELKMDYLDLYLIHWLCAW is encoded by the coding sequence GTGATCGATGCGGTGCAACATGCTCTGGATGCAGGCTATAGGCATATAGATACGGCCAGTTTTTATGGAAATGAAAATGGTGTTGGGGAAGCTGTTAAAACTTCAGGTATACCAAGGGAAGAGGTTTTTGTCACTACAAAGGTTTGGAACGATGATCAGGGGTTTGATTCCACTCTTAAAGCATTTGATAAATCTCTGGCTGAGCTTAAAATGGATTATTTGGATCTATACCTGATACACTGGCTATGTGCCTGGTAA
- a CDS encoding sialate O-acetylesterase codes for MKNTNFKEMDSSWIKEAEIRLLKILPETDYQPQKESRNLGWQTLSDENIANFSAVAYHFGKSIYKETGVPLGIISANLGATTIETWMSNEALSKFPQFQTKDRKSFKELREQFKEGTANWSEDQYYEGEGLQQQWYKGSNQPASGWKPIEVAGNTWENVEDLKDYDGAVWFRKSFDLPDNFTGDSLTLQLSQIDDHDITWVNNIKVGETFGRHNHRNYKVAVSNLKKNKNLLVVRVFDAGGIGGFTTNAFWGNEILWGTWEYYRGKAVEATEFTSPELANVSPFSSPAVLFNGTIAPLLELGIKGVIWYQGESNELRAYEYRSLFPALIKDWRKQFDQGPFPFLFVQLANYREETQEPNESLWAELREAQELALKEENTGMAVAIDLGEANDIHPKNKEDVGKRLGRLALKLAYDKDILAEGPRFDGMEIKGDQAVISFINTGKGLVAKDKYGYIRGFQIAGSDKKFYWAQASLVNDTIVVRSHQVKSPVAVRYAWSDNPGELDLYNSEGLPLVPFRTDNWKLSTEGEIFQDGPRF; via the coding sequence GTGAAAAACACCAATTTTAAAGAAATGGACAGCAGCTGGATCAAAGAGGCTGAAATTCGACTGTTAAAAATATTACCTGAGACAGATTACCAACCACAAAAAGAAAGTAGAAATTTGGGTTGGCAAACATTAAGTGATGAAAATATAGCCAACTTTTCTGCCGTGGCTTATCATTTTGGAAAATCTATCTATAAAGAAACAGGTGTGCCATTGGGAATAATTTCAGCAAACTTAGGAGCTACAACTATAGAGACCTGGATGAGTAATGAAGCACTGTCTAAATTTCCGCAGTTTCAAACGAAAGACAGAAAAAGTTTTAAGGAGCTGAGAGAACAATTTAAAGAAGGTACTGCAAATTGGTCTGAGGATCAATATTATGAAGGTGAGGGATTACAACAGCAATGGTATAAGGGATCAAATCAACCTGCTTCTGGTTGGAAGCCTATAGAAGTTGCGGGAAATACCTGGGAGAATGTTGAAGATCTTAAAGATTATGATGGTGCGGTGTGGTTTCGAAAATCTTTTGATCTGCCAGATAATTTCACAGGGGATTCTTTAACTCTTCAACTTTCACAAATTGATGATCATGATATAACATGGGTCAATAATATAAAGGTGGGGGAGACCTTTGGGCGGCATAATCACAGAAATTATAAGGTAGCCGTATCAAACCTTAAGAAAAACAAGAATCTTTTAGTAGTTCGCGTGTTTGATGCAGGCGGTATTGGAGGATTTACAACAAACGCCTTTTGGGGAAATGAAATTCTCTGGGGAACCTGGGAATACTATAGAGGTAAGGCCGTGGAGGCAACAGAATTTACAAGTCCTGAACTGGCCAATGTCTCTCCCTTTTCTTCTCCTGCTGTTCTTTTTAACGGTACAATAGCACCTCTGTTGGAATTGGGAATAAAGGGAGTCATTTGGTATCAGGGTGAATCTAACGAGCTAAGGGCCTATGAATACCGAAGCCTTTTCCCGGCATTGATAAAGGACTGGAGGAAGCAATTTGACCAGGGCCCATTTCCGTTCCTGTTCGTACAACTCGCTAACTACCGGGAGGAGACCCAGGAACCGAATGAATCATTGTGGGCAGAGCTACGGGAAGCTCAGGAGTTGGCTCTCAAAGAAGAAAATACCGGAATGGCCGTAGCCATAGATTTAGGTGAAGCAAATGACATTCATCCTAAAAACAAGGAAGATGTAGGAAAGCGCCTGGGGAGACTGGCCCTTAAACTCGCATATGACAAGGATATACTTGCAGAAGGTCCCAGATTTGATGGGATGGAAATAAAAGGAGATCAGGCAGTAATTAGTTTTATTAATACGGGAAAAGGACTAGTTGCGAAAGATAAATACGGCTATATAAGAGGTTTTCAAATTGCGGGGAGCGATAAAAAATTTTATTGGGCACAGGCAAGTTTAGTAAATGATACCATTGTGGTTCGGTCTCACCAGGTTAAATCCCCTGTGGCTGTACGATATGCCTGGAGTGATAATCCCGGGGAACTGGACCTTTATAATTCCGAAGGTTTACCGCTGGTTCCTTTCCGGACTGATAACTGGAAATTATCAACTGAAGGGGAGATTTTTCAGGATGGTCCCAGGTTCTAA
- a CDS encoding HAD-IIA family hydrolase: protein MKKGFLIDMDGVIYGNDTLIPGADSFIAELQKRRIPFLFMTNNSQRTPLDTVNKVARMGIKIKEENVYTSAMATASFLSFMQPKGSAYVLGEGGLITSLTQQGYQLVNQNPDFVVVGEGRNFTLEMVNNAVDMILGGARFIATNLDPSPKKTGWTNLGIKAIVAMIEEATGKIAFSVGKPSPVMMRSARKYLGLEARETIIIGDTMDTDILGGIQLGYTTILTLTKCISKRELKQLCF, encoded by the coding sequence ATGAAAAAAGGATTTTTAATAGATATGGATGGAGTTATTTATGGAAATGATACCCTCATTCCGGGAGCTGATTCTTTTATAGCTGAACTTCAAAAGAGAAGAATCCCGTTTCTTTTCATGACTAATAATAGCCAAAGAACACCTCTTGATACCGTGAATAAAGTCGCCCGAATGGGAATTAAGATTAAAGAAGAAAATGTTTATACCAGTGCAATGGCGACGGCTTCCTTTCTTTCATTCATGCAGCCAAAGGGTAGTGCCTATGTATTGGGAGAAGGAGGGCTTATTACCAGCCTTACCCAACAGGGATATCAACTCGTGAATCAGAACCCCGACTTCGTTGTGGTGGGGGAGGGTCGCAATTTTACTTTGGAAATGGTAAATAATGCCGTGGATATGATCCTTGGAGGGGCACGTTTTATTGCCACCAATCTTGATCCTTCTCCTAAGAAAACAGGTTGGACAAATTTAGGTATTAAAGCTATTGTGGCTATGATAGAGGAAGCAACAGGCAAAATAGCATTTTCAGTGGGAAAACCCAGTCCTGTCATGATGAGGTCGGCAAGAAAATATTTAGGATTGGAAGCCCGGGAAACTATAATAATAGGTGATACTATGGATACAGATATATTGGGAGGAATTCAGTTAGGATATACCACGATCCTCACTCTCACTAAGTGTATCTCAAAGAGAGAACTTAAACAACTATGCTTTTAA
- a CDS encoding class I mannose-6-phosphate isomerase, translating into MKSNYNKTPKIKISENNNDLKIGWENILTHLNEKLRAISGSNGVKLAIDTYQGVDDTEILLALKQMSPDKLYETKKVFKEEKLIAEMVFPFVTDDRIFGYMSNLEMNDFFDQPKLKELKEQIEKDSGSLKIIYGPGASLLVEADVTVYIDMARWEIQQRMRKDEISNLGVSNETVDIARRYKQSFFVDWRVMDRHKMKIFDKVDFFVDANKKGEPKMIEQSVLNAALKKATQQPFRVVPFFDPGPWGGQWMKEVMDLDRTEINFAWSFDCVPEENSLLLGFGDQTFETPAINLVLREAPQLLGDHVYDKFGAEFPIRFDFLDTMKGGNLSLQVHPDKDYIKEQFGMSYTQDESYYMMEAGNDAVVYLGLKNDVDPDEMIRELKVAQETGGDFDADKHVGKYEIKKHDHILIPSGTVHCSGKDSVVLEISATPYIFTFKLWDWGRLGLDNLPRPINIEHGEKVIDWSRREEFSQKELINKIEIVDEGDGWVEERTGLYPTVFIETRRHWFTGTVPHKNEDGVNILNLVEGEEAIVESPTGAFEPFVVHYAETFIVPASVTEYTIRPFGESEGKKLATVKAFVRK; encoded by the coding sequence ATGAAATCTAATTACAATAAGACCCCGAAGATTAAGATTAGTGAGAACAATAATGATTTAAAAATAGGTTGGGAAAATATACTGACACATCTAAATGAGAAACTCCGTGCCATCTCCGGATCAAATGGTGTAAAACTCGCCATAGATACTTACCAGGGAGTGGATGATACAGAAATTTTGTTGGCCTTAAAGCAAATGTCTCCTGATAAGCTTTATGAAACCAAAAAAGTATTTAAGGAGGAGAAGCTTATAGCAGAAATGGTTTTTCCTTTCGTTACAGATGATCGGATTTTTGGATATATGTCCAATCTGGAAATGAATGATTTTTTCGATCAGCCCAAACTTAAAGAACTGAAGGAGCAGATTGAGAAGGACAGCGGTTCTCTTAAAATTATTTATGGCCCTGGAGCAAGTTTATTGGTTGAGGCCGATGTTACCGTGTATATTGATATGGCACGTTGGGAAATTCAGCAACGAATGAGAAAGGATGAGATAAGTAATTTAGGAGTGTCCAACGAGACGGTAGATATCGCCCGTAGATATAAACAATCCTTCTTTGTAGACTGGAGAGTTATGGACCGTCATAAAATGAAGATTTTTGATAAGGTCGATTTCTTTGTAGATGCTAATAAAAAAGGGGAGCCTAAAATGATAGAGCAGTCGGTTCTTAACGCTGCTTTGAAAAAAGCTACTCAGCAGCCATTTCGGGTAGTTCCGTTTTTTGATCCGGGACCCTGGGGAGGACAGTGGATGAAGGAGGTTATGGATCTGGACCGGACTGAGATAAATTTTGCATGGAGTTTTGATTGCGTGCCAGAAGAAAACAGTTTGCTCCTGGGATTTGGAGATCAAACTTTTGAAACTCCTGCAATAAACCTGGTGCTGAGGGAAGCTCCTCAATTGCTGGGAGACCATGTGTATGATAAATTTGGAGCTGAATTTCCAATAAGATTTGACTTTCTTGACACTATGAAGGGTGGAAATTTAAGTTTGCAGGTACACCCCGACAAGGATTATATTAAAGAGCAGTTTGGGATGAGTTACACCCAGGACGAGAGTTATTATATGATGGAGGCAGGTAATGACGCCGTCGTATACCTGGGGCTTAAAAATGATGTGGATCCCGATGAAATGATCAGAGAATTAAAAGTAGCCCAGGAAACGGGGGGTGATTTTGATGCTGATAAGCATGTAGGAAAATACGAAATTAAAAAGCACGACCACATCTTAATTCCATCCGGAACGGTGCATTGCTCAGGAAAGGACAGCGTTGTCCTCGAAATTAGCGCTACTCCTTATATATTTACATTTAAACTGTGGGATTGGGGCAGACTTGGGCTGGACAACCTTCCAAGGCCAATAAATATAGAACACGGTGAAAAGGTGATCGACTGGTCCCGAAGAGAGGAGTTCAGCCAGAAAGAATTGATCAACAAGATAGAAATAGTAGATGAAGGAGATGGTTGGGTAGAAGAAAGAACAGGGCTCTATCCTACTGTGTTCATTGAAACCAGGAGACACTGGTTTACGGGAACAGTACCCCATAAAAACGAAGATGGAGTAAATATACTGAACCTTGTGGAAGGAGAGGAAGCAATTGTGGAAAGCCCCACAGGTGCTTTTGAACCCTTTGTGGTACATTATGCTGAAACTTTTATAGTTCCCGCCTCGGTAACTGAATATACTATCAGGCCATTTGGAGAATCGGAAGGAAAAAAGCTCGCCACTGTTAAAGCTTTTGTAAGAAAATAG
- a CDS encoding aldo/keto reductase, giving the protein MPGKYLETWKALEELYSQGRIRAIGVSNFLEHHLEDVINNSEITPMVLQNEFHPRLVQQSLLDYCKKRNIQYESWSPLMRGEVFNLDLLKELAEKYNKSIAQVVIRWNLQKGVVTIPKSVHRDRIFENADVFNFKISKEDIQQIDALDREYRTGANPDDFMRHFGSK; this is encoded by the coding sequence GTGCCTGGTAAATATCTCGAAACCTGGAAGGCTCTTGAAGAACTCTACTCACAGGGAAGGATTAGAGCCATAGGAGTTTCCAATTTTCTTGAACATCATTTAGAAGATGTTATAAATAATTCCGAAATAACACCCATGGTCCTGCAAAACGAATTTCATCCCAGGCTTGTGCAGCAGTCGTTACTGGATTACTGTAAAAAAAGGAATATACAATATGAGTCCTGGTCACCTTTAATGAGAGGAGAGGTTTTTAATTTGGATCTTCTTAAAGAACTGGCAGAGAAATATAATAAGTCCATTGCGCAAGTAGTCATACGGTGGAATCTTCAAAAAGGAGTGGTTACCATTCCAAAAAGCGTACACCGGGACAGGATCTTTGAAAATGCAGATGTTTTTAATTTTAAAATTTCCAAAGAAGATATTCAGCAAATAGATGCTCTGGACAGGGAATACCGAACAGGAGCAAATCCCGATGATTTTATGCGACATTTTGGAAGTAAATAA